From Salvelinus sp. IW2-2015 linkage group LG33, ASM291031v2, whole genome shotgun sequence, one genomic window encodes:
- the plk2b gene encoding serine/threonine-protein kinase PLK2b — protein MELLRNISQQPTNSNRMYEPNQPGSCELRRKRTEDHGHAPAEMSKIITDPATGKCYCRGKVLGKGGFAKCYEMTDLSTSKVYAAKIIPHTRVSKPHQREKIDREIELHRVLHHKHIVHFYHHFEDKDNIYILLEYCSRRSLAHILKARKVLTEPEVRYYLRQIVSGLKYLHEQDILHRDLKLGNFFVSESMELKVGDFGLAAKLEPAGNRRKTICGTPNYLSPEVLNKQGHGCESDVWALGCVMYTMLLGRPPFETTNLKETYRCIREARYSLPSSLSPQAKQLISSLLAKAPEDRPHLDHILRHDFFSQGFVPERLPASCCHSAPEFHVSSPAKSFFKKAAAALFGGKRDKVKYYETLNKLTKEEEEIYKLRHDLKKTVISQQQQSKQMTEDGRPPSPSNGRPVAPATEGLPPTTRDTIRLIVRGSLGSCSSSSECLEDSTTGSVAETITSVLRGCLENMPKXDDIPKGTECSNLQWVTKWVDYSNKYGFGYQLSDHIVGVLFNNGTHMSLLADKKTVHYYAELGQCSVFSTSDVPEHFVGQVTVLKYFAHYMEENLMDGGDLVSQPDTHMPRLYLLQWLKSDRALMMLFNDGTFQVNFYHDHTKIILCTQREEYMLTYINEERVSSTFRLSSLLTSGCPADLRQRMEYSLNMLLQRCN, from the exons ATGGAATTACTGAGGAATATCTCTCAACAGCCGACGAATAGCAACAGGATGTACGAGCCCAACCAACCCGGTTCCTGTGAACTGCGGAGAAAgagaactgaggaccacggtcaTGCACCTGCAGAGATGTCGAAGATTATCACGGATCCTGCCACCGGGAAATGTTACTGCCGTGGGAAAGTTCTGGGAAAG ggAGGTTTCGCCAAGTGCTATGAGATGACCGACCTGTCCACGAGTAAAGTTTATGCAGCGAAAATTATTCCCCACACGCGCGTCTCCAAACCGCACCAACGGGAAAAG ATTGATAGGGAAATCGAGTTACACAGAGTTCTCCACCATAAACACATCGTGCACTTTTACCATCATTTCGAGGATAAAGATAACATCTACATCCTCCTGGAATACTGCAGTAGAAGA TCTTTGGCACATATCCTGAAGGCACGCAAAGTGCTCACAGAGCCTGAAGTGCGATACTACCTCCGTCAGATCGTCTCAGGGCTGAAGTACCTGCATGAACAAGATATCCTACACAGAGACCTCAAACTTG GTAACTTCTTTGTGAGTGAGTCGATGGAGCTGAAGGTGGGAGACTTTGGGCTGGCTGCCAAGCTAGAGCCTGCTGGTAACAGGAGGAAGACCATCTGTGGGACACCCAACTACCTGTCCCCTGAGGTGCTCAACAAGCAGGGCCACGGCTGTGAATCAGACGTCTGGGCCCTGGGTTGTGTCAT GTACACKATGCTCCTGGGCAGACCACCGTTCGAGACCACCAATCTGAAGGAGACGTACAGGTGTATCCGGGAGGCGCGTTactccctgccctcctccctgTCGCCCCAGGCCAAACAGCTCATCTCCAGCCTCCTGGCCAAGGCCCCGGAGGACCGACCTCACCTGGACCACATACTGCGCCATGATTTCTTCTCACAG GGTTTTGTGCCAGAGCGTCTTCCTGCTAGTTGCTGCCACTCCGCTCCAGAGTTCCACGTCTCCAGCCCTGCCAAGAGCTTCTTCAAGAAGGCTGCGGCTGCCCTCTTCGGCGGGAAGAGAGACAAGGTCAAATACTACGAGACTCTGA ATAAACTCaccaaagaggaagaggagatctACAAGCTTCGACATGACCTGAAGAAGACGGTTAtcagccagcagcagcagagcaaaCAGATGACTGAG GATGGAAGGCCACCGTCACCATCTAATGGGAGGCCTGTCGCCCCGGCAACAGAGGGCCTGCCCCCGACGACGCGAGACACCATCCGGCTTATTGTCAGGGGCAGTCTGGGTAGCTGCAGCAGCAGTAGCGAATGTCTTGAGGACAGCACCACTGGCAGTGTGGCTGAGACAATCACCAGCGTTCTCAGAGGATGCCTGGAAAACATGCCCAAAS CGGATGACATCCCCAAAGGGACAGAGTGCAGTAACCTGCAGTGGGTCACTAAGTGGGTGGACTACTCCAACAAGTATGGCTTTGGCTACCAGCTCTCAGACCACATAGTGGGCGTTCTGTTCAACAACGGGACACACATGAGCCTCCTCGCAGACAAGAA GACTGTCCACTACTATGCTGAGTTGGGTCAGTGCTCTGTGTTCTCCACATCTGACGTGCCTGAGCACTTTGTAGGTCAGGTGACCGTCCTCAAGTACTTTGCCCACTACATGGAAGAGAACCTGATGGAT GGTGGAGACCTGGTGAGCCAGCCAGACACGCACATGCCCAGACTCTACCTGCTGCAGTGGCTCAAGTCTGACCGTGCCCTCATGATGCTCTTCAACGACGGCACGTTTCAG GTCAACTTCTACCACGACCACACCAAGATCATCCTGTGCACCCAGAGGGAGGAGTACATGCTGACATACATCAACGAGGAGCGTGTGTCCTCCACCTTCAGACTGAGCTCCCTGCTCACCTCCGGCTGCCCCGCAGACCTGCGCCAACGCATGGAGTACTCACTCAACATGCTGCTGCAGCGCTGCAACTGA
- the si:dkey-190g11.3 gene encoding adenine nucleotide translocase lysine N-methyltransferase, with product MEDSTEFILQDQGSRMVHSSKDNPILTVATGALLAGLYGMWTMFALPGFRKVPRRLKVPYLPSSKAQIVNAMQLLEGRRGQLVDLGSGDGRLVFAAYSVGLQCTGFEINSMLLAYARVKARWTGVAPSQANFVNKDFWKTDLSNYNNVTVFLAPGLMEVLGEKLLRELPDDACVVACRFPFPQWPHQASQGDGLDQAWAYDISTVRSALGQA from the exons ATGGAGGACTCCACAGAATTCATTCTCCAGGATCAAGGCTCCAGGATGGTCCATAGCAGTAAGGACAACCCCATCCTGACAGTTGCTACTGGGGCTTTGCTCGCTGGCCTCTACGGGATGTGGACTATGTTTGCCCTTCCTGGCTTCCGCAAAgtgccaagaagactcaag GTGCCTTACCTGCCCTCGAGTAAAGCTCAGATCGTAAACGCCATGCAGCTGCTGGAGGGACGCAGAGGCCAACTAGTTGATCTGGGATCAGGAGACGGGAGACTG GTGTTTGCTGCCTACTCTGTTGGCCTCCAGTGTACTGGATTTGAGATCAACTCCATGTTGCTGGCATATGCTAGAGTGAAGGCACGCTGGACAGGAGTAGCACCCAGCCAGGCAAACTTTGTCAACAAGGACTTCTGGAAG ACTGATTTGTCAAACTACAACAACGTGACTGTATTCCTAGCCCCAGGATTG ATGGAGGTGCTGGGTGAGAAGCTTCTGAGGGAGCTTCCTGATGACGCTTGTGTCGTCGCCTGCCGCTTCCCCTTCCCCCAGTGGCCCCACCAAGCATCGCAGGGCGACGGCCTCGACCAGGCCTGGGCCTATGACATCAGCACTGTACGCTCAGCCCTGGGCCAGGCATGA